A genomic window from Peptococcus niger includes:
- the argC gene encoding N-acetyl-gamma-glutamyl-phosphate reductase produces MIKAGIIGVTGYAGAELARLLLDHPNVTITAASSVTYEGQPLAAVYPSYHQFTDVICTDEDEVIDKSDVIFAALPAGLSQSIAKKALAAGKKFIDLGADFRLDSEALYEKWYGNTWEDADLQHEAVYGMPEFFREDIVGARIVANPGCYTTAVPMAVAPLVANHWLVDYPIICDCKSGITGAGRQLTETTHFPVINEGCHPYKIAAHRHTPEMEQTLTRLANHITEVTFVPHLIPVNRGILATCYMTLANSRTAQALHDLYRQFYADKPFVRVLPDGAVANIASVRYSNLCDVSIHFDAHTNTVITVSAIDNMVKGAAGQAIQNMNIICGLPETTGLLHVPPAF; encoded by the coding sequence ATGATTAAAGCAGGGATTATCGGCGTTACCGGATATGCAGGAGCCGAATTGGCGCGCTTGCTCTTGGACCACCCGAATGTGACCATCACCGCCGCCAGCTCCGTTACCTATGAAGGACAGCCGCTCGCTGCGGTCTACCCGTCCTATCACCAGTTTACAGATGTCATCTGCACCGATGAAGATGAGGTCATTGACAAGTCCGATGTGATTTTTGCGGCCCTCCCGGCCGGGCTTTCCCAAAGCATTGCCAAAAAAGCCCTGGCAGCAGGGAAAAAATTCATCGACCTGGGGGCCGATTTTCGTCTGGACAGCGAAGCCCTTTACGAAAAATGGTACGGCAACACCTGGGAAGACGCCGATTTGCAGCATGAGGCGGTCTACGGCATGCCGGAATTTTTCCGCGAGGACATCGTCGGCGCCCGGATCGTCGCCAATCCCGGCTGCTACACCACGGCGGTGCCCATGGCGGTGGCCCCCCTGGTGGCCAACCACTGGCTGGTGGACTACCCCATCATCTGCGACTGTAAGAGCGGGATCACCGGCGCCGGCCGTCAACTGACCGAGACCACCCATTTCCCCGTCATCAACGAAGGCTGCCACCCCTATAAAATCGCCGCCCACCGGCACACACCTGAAATGGAGCAGACCTTGACCCGGCTGGCCAACCACATCACGGAAGTGACCTTCGTCCCCCACCTGATCCCGGTCAACCGGGGCATCCTCGCCACTTGCTACATGACCCTCGCCAATTCGCGCACGGCCCAGGCCCTCCACGACTTGTACCGCCAGTTTTACGCCGATAAACCCTTCGTCCGCGTGCTCCCGGACGGTGCCGTGGCCAACATCGCCTCCGTCCGCTATTCGAATCTGTGCGACGTGTCCATTCACTTTGACGCCCACACCAATACGGTCATTACCGTCTCCGCCATTGACAATATGGTCAAGGGCGCTGCCGGTCAGGCCATCCAGAATATGAACATCATCTGCGGTTTGCCGGAGACCACCGGTCTTTTGCACGTGCCGCCGGCATTTTAG
- a CDS encoding S-layer homology domain-containing protein, giving the protein MYQKIMSLTLAGALFFTAMPVAPIQAQEGPSEAQVAENPASAPAGCQDKAAVQKDFETAINGMFAGIGSKEGVYLSKYDPASRTVKVYILDKTKKATEISGTGLVAGLTKLYEDHHLIKLKIGNQEERNLQAIADKLGNDKTQVQKAFAQIFGTDILNAAQSQGAKTGTLADFIHKQVQMKLTVQAPNCEPVELIYSIYGFEAEASILKDQLQAQDLKVWKGDAVNWKAGLALKNPDPSLQKILNKEETVVTDLAGRRTDTYLPGGAKGSLKVTFADGSALTVDDQMLYVSEHFAGLTDDKAPQDAVQVKFLLGEGVEAGQAPHKKTGDKNKPVEYAAYKVKPGANIKTYEHSQLHKSIFGLINPQALKGYENPVWTGKNPADPKDYVVSETNNVFTAQATLAVSRVPTVDRVTVGDKTISGRGVQGANILVTAGSEEIGRARVDGAGKWRLALPAGKTLRVGDVVKVTQTETDKQPAFAEVTVKAKSSTGTGKTGPSHSSKPGSKPKAKPTPKPETKPETKPELKPESKLSNHDLNKAGHYSYLTGYPDGTFAPNKGMTRAEVASLFTRLLKDRPVKGQSYKAGLSDLHAGDWYADAIGYAVQKGIVSGYPDGTFKPNQAISRAEFAAIAARFAEMTGQQSPAFSDLAATHWSYQAIRQVAANGWLSGYPDGAFRPDQAITRAEVATISNRMLNRTPDLNRLKAQKDKLPHFSDVGSGDWFYGAIMEASFDRP; this is encoded by the coding sequence ATGTACCAAAAAATCATGAGTTTAACCCTTGCCGGGGCACTATTCTTTACGGCCATGCCGGTCGCACCGATTCAGGCGCAGGAGGGGCCGTCAGAGGCTCAAGTTGCTGAAAACCCTGCTTCAGCGCCGGCGGGTTGTCAGGACAAGGCGGCTGTGCAAAAAGACTTTGAGACGGCCATCAACGGGATGTTTGCGGGCATTGGCAGCAAGGAGGGGGTCTATCTGAGCAAGTATGACCCTGCCTCCAGGACGGTTAAAGTATATATTCTGGATAAGACGAAAAAGGCGACGGAAATTTCCGGGACGGGCCTCGTCGCCGGCCTGACCAAGCTTTATGAGGACCACCACCTGATCAAGCTGAAAATCGGGAACCAAGAGGAACGGAATCTGCAGGCGATTGCCGACAAGCTTGGTAACGATAAGACGCAAGTCCAGAAAGCCTTTGCACAAATTTTCGGCACGGATATTCTCAATGCGGCGCAAAGCCAGGGGGCTAAGACAGGGACCTTGGCTGACTTTATTCATAAGCAGGTTCAAATGAAACTAACCGTTCAAGCACCGAATTGCGAACCGGTTGAATTGATTTATAGCATCTATGGTTTTGAGGCGGAAGCGTCTATTCTGAAGGACCAACTGCAGGCCCAGGACCTTAAGGTCTGGAAAGGTGATGCGGTCAACTGGAAGGCAGGCCTGGCCTTGAAAAATCCTGACCCCAGCCTGCAAAAGATTTTAAATAAAGAGGAAACCGTTGTCACCGACTTGGCGGGAAGAAGGACCGATACTTATCTGCCGGGTGGGGCAAAGGGCAGTTTAAAGGTCACTTTTGCTGACGGCTCTGCCCTGACGGTAGATGACCAAATGCTCTATGTGTCGGAGCACTTTGCCGGGCTGACGGATGACAAGGCGCCGCAAGATGCCGTCCAGGTCAAGTTCCTACTGGGTGAAGGGGTTGAAGCCGGTCAAGCGCCTCATAAAAAAACTGGCGACAAGAACAAGCCGGTTGAGTATGCTGCCTATAAGGTGAAACCGGGGGCTAATATCAAGACCTATGAACATTCCCAACTGCATAAAAGTATTTTTGGCTTAATCAATCCGCAGGCCCTTAAAGGGTATGAGAACCCGGTTTGGACCGGCAAGAACCCGGCGGATCCTAAGGACTATGTGGTCAGCGAGACGAATAATGTGTTTACGGCTCAGGCCACATTAGCGGTTTCAAGGGTACCGACTGTTGACCGGGTAACGGTTGGCGATAAGACCATTAGCGGGAGAGGCGTTCAGGGCGCTAATATTCTTGTAACCGCTGGTAGCGAGGAAATCGGTCGGGCCAGGGTTGACGGTGCCGGCAAGTGGCGCCTGGCCCTGCCGGCGGGTAAGACCTTGAGGGTCGGCGATGTGGTTAAGGTGACCCAAACGGAGACGGATAAGCAGCCGGCTTTTGCTGAAGTGACCGTTAAGGCCAAGTCCAGTACCGGGACCGGCAAGACCGGCCCCTCGCATTCGTCAAAACCCGGATCGAAACCGAAGGCCAAGCCAACGCCGAAGCCGGAGACAAAACCGGAAACAAAGCCTGAGCTAAAACCTGAATCCAAATTATCCAACCATGACCTAAACAAAGCCGGTCACTATTCCTACCTGACCGGCTATCCGGACGGGACCTTTGCCCCCAACAAGGGCATGACCCGGGCCGAAGTGGCCAGCCTCTTTACCCGGCTTTTAAAAGATCGCCCCGTTAAAGGACAGAGCTACAAGGCCGGTCTGAGTGACCTTCATGCCGGCGACTGGTATGCCGATGCCATCGGCTACGCCGTCCAAAAAGGCATCGTCTCCGGTTACCCGGACGGGACCTTCAAACCGAACCAAGCCATCAGCCGGGCAGAATTTGCCGCCATCGCCGCCCGCTTTGCCGAGATGACCGGCCAGCAATCCCCCGCCTTTAGCGACCTGGCCGCCACCCATTGGAGCTACCAAGCCATCCGCCAAGTCGCGGCCAACGGCTGGCTCTCCGGCTACCCGGACGGCGCCTTCCGCCCAGACCAAGCCATCACCCGGGCAGAAGTCGCCACCATCAGCAACCGGATGCTCAACCGGACCCCGGACCTTAACCGGCTCAAGGCCCAGAAAGACAAGTTACCCCACTTTAGCGACGTGGGCTCCGGCGATTGGTTCTATGGCGCCATCATGGAAGCCAGCTTCGACAGACCATAG
- a CDS encoding aspartate aminotransferase family protein: MQTEDIKKAYRAHMLPTYAPYDAVLVKGSGCLATDIDGKTYLDFGSGIGVNALGYCDPDWVQTVCDQAAQLQHTSNLYYTLPAISLADRLCTATPFDAVFFANSGAEANECAIKLARKASFDRYGPGRADIITLTDSFHGRTMATLSATGQPPLHEAFMPINPGFTYVPPDDITAFKAAVTDSTCAVMMECVQGEGGVHILDRAYVQAVADYCRAKDLTLIIDEVQTGIGRTGKLFAYEHFGIRPDIITLAKGLGGGLPIGACLTTEALKPHFGTGSHGSTFGGNPVACAGAKVMLDRIANPAFLQKVEAKGQLLETCLAACPGIAKIDRLGLMVGLTPRDKAPKDVLDACLAKGLLILTAKNKIRLLPPLSISEEDLQKGCAILSAVLSEE, encoded by the coding sequence ATGCAAACAGAAGACATCAAAAAGGCCTACCGGGCCCACATGCTCCCCACCTACGCCCCCTATGACGCCGTCCTGGTCAAGGGCAGCGGCTGCCTGGCCACCGACATCGACGGCAAGACCTATCTGGATTTCGGCTCCGGCATCGGCGTCAATGCCCTGGGCTACTGCGATCCCGACTGGGTCCAGACGGTCTGCGACCAGGCCGCCCAATTGCAGCACACCTCCAACCTTTATTACACCCTGCCGGCCATTAGCCTGGCCGACCGGCTTTGCACCGCCACCCCCTTTGACGCCGTCTTTTTCGCCAACAGCGGCGCCGAAGCCAACGAATGCGCCATCAAGCTGGCACGGAAAGCCAGCTTTGACCGTTACGGCCCCGGCCGCGCCGACATCATCACCCTGACCGACAGCTTCCACGGTCGCACCATGGCCACCCTGTCCGCCACCGGCCAGCCGCCCTTGCACGAAGCCTTCATGCCCATTAATCCGGGCTTTACCTACGTGCCCCCTGATGACATCACCGCCTTTAAGGCCGCCGTCACCGACAGCACCTGCGCCGTCATGATGGAATGCGTCCAGGGCGAAGGCGGCGTCCACATCCTTGACCGCGCCTACGTTCAAGCCGTCGCCGATTATTGCCGGGCCAAGGACCTGACCCTCATCATCGACGAAGTTCAAACCGGCATTGGCCGCACCGGCAAACTGTTTGCCTACGAACATTTCGGCATCCGGCCGGACATCATCACCCTGGCCAAGGGCCTCGGCGGTGGCCTCCCCATCGGCGCCTGCCTGACCACCGAGGCCCTAAAGCCCCATTTCGGCACTGGCAGCCACGGCTCCACCTTCGGCGGCAACCCCGTTGCCTGCGCCGGCGCCAAGGTCATGCTGGACCGCATTGCCAACCCGGCCTTCCTGCAAAAGGTAGAGGCCAAGGGGCAGCTGTTGGAAACCTGTCTCGCCGCCTGTCCCGGCATTGCCAAAATTGACCGCCTGGGCCTGATGGTCGGCCTTACCCCGCGCGACAAGGCCCCCAAAGACGTCCTCGACGCCTGCCTGGCCAAGGGCCTTCTCATCCTCACCGCCAAAAATAAAATCCGCCTCCTTCCACCCCTGTCCATCAGCGAAGAAGACCTTCAAAAGGGCTGCGCCATCTTATCCGCCGTCCTATCGGAAGAATAA
- a CDS encoding Fic family protein, which translates to MKALNKRRTVDLPFYRAQVCRQAGIVPKEDLLYSDRPVVVPQVPEILLMGGDEMVVDVKEIAKKWGISERRVRLLCAEGRISGAYKEGKCWKIPAEAAKPGDERLTRADRLLPLIDHKLERLRQLRPFTEGELARLTEDFMVEYTYNTNAIEGNTLTLRETDLVLRGLTIDQKPLQDHLEALAHREAFYFVVDLVKEQKPLTEAVIRDIHDLVLADKKEDRGVYRKIPVRIAGAYHEPVQPYLIAPQMEALLLDYAASELHIVKKLAKFHIEFEAIHPFIDGNGRTGRLLVNLELMKSGLPPIDIKFTDRMRYYRAFDAYHKNADLAPMENLFAQYIDEELERYLGLLGEK; encoded by the coding sequence GTGAAAGCTTTAAACAAGCGAAGGACGGTAGACCTGCCTTTTTATAGGGCGCAGGTTTGTAGGCAGGCTGGTATTGTTCCGAAAGAGGACTTGCTTTATTCCGATAGACCTGTTGTTGTTCCGCAAGTTCCTGAAATTTTGCTGATGGGGGGCGATGAGATGGTTGTTGACGTGAAAGAGATCGCTAAAAAATGGGGTATTTCAGAGCGGCGGGTGCGCCTTTTATGTGCAGAGGGCCGGATTTCAGGTGCCTATAAAGAGGGCAAATGCTGGAAAATCCCGGCTGAGGCGGCCAAACCCGGTGATGAACGGCTAACAAGGGCTGACCGTCTATTGCCCTTGATTGACCATAAGCTGGAGCGGCTTCGGCAGTTGAGGCCTTTTACCGAGGGTGAACTGGCCCGGTTGACGGAAGATTTCATGGTAGAATATACTTATAATACCAATGCCATTGAAGGCAATACGCTTACATTAAGGGAAACAGATTTGGTTTTAAGGGGCCTGACCATTGACCAAAAACCCTTGCAAGACCACTTGGAAGCCCTTGCTCACAGGGAAGCCTTTTACTTTGTGGTGGACTTGGTGAAGGAGCAAAAGCCTTTAACAGAGGCCGTCATCCGAGACATTCATGACTTGGTGCTGGCGGATAAAAAAGAAGATAGGGGCGTCTATCGGAAGATACCGGTGAGGATTGCCGGTGCCTATCATGAACCGGTTCAGCCCTACTTAATTGCTCCGCAAATGGAGGCCTTGTTGCTGGATTACGCTGCTTCCGAGCTGCATATTGTCAAGAAATTAGCCAAGTTTCATATTGAATTTGAAGCAATCCATCCGTTTATTGATGGCAATGGTCGGACAGGGCGGTTGCTGGTGAATTTAGAATTGATGAAATCCGGCCTGCCGCCGATAGACATTAAGTTTACGGATAGGATGCGCTATTATAGGGCTTTTGATGCCTACCATAAAAATGCTGATTTAGCGCCGATGGAAAACTTGTTTGCACAATATATTGATGAAGAACTGGAGCGGTATTTGGGCCTTTTAGGAGAAAAATAG
- the argJ gene encoding bifunctional glutamate N-acetyltransferase/amino-acid acetyltransferase ArgJ, with amino-acid sequence MTYEWLPHGSVTDPKGFTAAAAAAGIKVSGAPDLALILCEKTATAAAVFTKNRVESDTVTVCRRHAADGSARAFIDNSGNANCCTPDGLAVAEGICAATAAALGLAPQDVLPASTGIIGESLPLAPIEKALPTLVANLSASGGIACAEAIMTTDTVPKHRALTYTGPDGATITLGAIAKGSGMIHPNMGTMHALITTDATITAPLLKKALCAAVDDSFNMISIDGDTSTNDTVAIMASGLAKAPAIALENEAYRAFAEALKTLCIALAKDIAADGEGASQLLICQVLDAASTADARQVAKSVISSSLVKTAIYGGDANWGRIICACGYAGVPIDPAKIDITVKSGAGFATVCEKGRATGISRREINYIFKQPPLTLEIKLGQGKAEAEAYGCDLTERYVAINAEYEV; translated from the coding sequence ATGACTTACGAATGGCTGCCCCATGGCAGCGTGACCGACCCGAAAGGCTTTACCGCCGCCGCTGCGGCCGCCGGCATCAAGGTCAGCGGAGCACCTGACTTGGCGCTGATCCTTTGCGAAAAGACCGCCACCGCCGCTGCCGTCTTTACCAAAAACCGCGTGGAATCCGACACCGTTACCGTCTGCCGCCGCCACGCCGCCGACGGGTCTGCCCGCGCCTTTATCGACAACAGCGGCAATGCCAATTGCTGTACCCCGGACGGTTTAGCCGTGGCTGAAGGCATTTGTGCCGCCACCGCTGCCGCCCTCGGCCTGGCCCCCCAGGACGTGCTCCCGGCCTCCACCGGCATCATCGGCGAATCCCTGCCCCTGGCCCCCATTGAAAAGGCCTTGCCCACGCTAGTGGCAAACCTGTCTGCCTCCGGTGGCATCGCCTGCGCCGAGGCCATTATGACCACCGATACAGTGCCTAAGCACCGGGCCCTCACCTATACCGGTCCGGACGGGGCCACCATCACCCTTGGCGCCATTGCCAAGGGCAGTGGCATGATCCACCCGAATATGGGCACCATGCACGCCCTCATCACCACCGATGCCACCATCACCGCCCCCTTGCTGAAAAAGGCCTTATGCGCTGCCGTCGACGACAGCTTCAACATGATCAGCATCGACGGCGATACCTCTACCAACGACACCGTGGCCATCATGGCCTCCGGTCTGGCCAAGGCCCCGGCCATCGCCCTTGAAAACGAAGCCTACCGGGCCTTTGCCGAGGCCCTCAAAACCCTCTGCATCGCCTTGGCCAAGGACATTGCCGCCGACGGCGAAGGGGCTTCCCAGCTCCTCATCTGCCAGGTCTTAGACGCCGCTAGCACAGCCGACGCCCGCCAGGTTGCCAAAAGCGTCATCAGCTCATCCCTGGTGAAAACCGCCATCTACGGCGGCGACGCCAACTGGGGCCGCATCATCTGCGCCTGTGGCTATGCCGGCGTCCCCATTGACCCGGCTAAAATCGACATCACCGTCAAAAGCGGGGCCGGCTTTGCCACCGTCTGCGAAAAGGGCCGGGCCACCGGCATCAGCCGCCGGGAAATCAACTACATCTTCAAGCAGCCCCCCCTTACCCTGGAAATCAAGCTGGGCCAGGGCAAGGCTGAAGCGGAAGCCTACGGGTGCGATCTCACAGAAAGGTACGTGGCCATCAATGCCGAATACGAAGTCTAG
- a CDS encoding fumarylacetoacetate hydrolase family protein, translating into MKWATFTRPDGTAGFGTLAEDVITDITAPAAAGGIGDLLALVQDYANCPVADWCRAGTRLSLADVRLEAPFPRALRNVICLGKNYKEHVNEIKSLIDMPMDKPEAPIYFSKMVNRFTGPEDSLTLPSGATSAADYEVELAVIIGKEGKDIAPQEAWSHIFGYSVGNDYSARDLQTAHRQWFHGKSLDGFCALGPVIVTCDDLAQPPALTIESFVNGERRQTGRTDALIFDIPAILADFSKGTTLYPGDVILTGTPAGVGAGFNPPRFLKPGDEVISRIEGIGELRNVMV; encoded by the coding sequence ATGAAATGGGCCACTTTCACCCGTCCCGACGGCACTGCCGGCTTTGGCACCCTTGCTGAAGACGTCATCACCGATATCACCGCCCCTGCCGCCGCCGGCGGCATTGGCGACCTGCTCGCCCTGGTACAGGACTACGCCAACTGCCCGGTGGCCGATTGGTGCCGCGCCGGCACCCGCCTATCCCTGGCCGATGTCCGCCTGGAAGCCCCTTTTCCCCGCGCCCTGCGCAATGTCATCTGCCTGGGCAAAAATTATAAAGAACACGTCAATGAAATCAAAAGCCTCATCGACATGCCCATGGACAAGCCCGAGGCCCCCATTTACTTTTCTAAAATGGTCAACCGCTTCACCGGCCCTGAAGACAGCCTGACCCTTCCTAGCGGCGCTACAAGCGCGGCCGACTACGAAGTGGAACTGGCCGTCATCATTGGCAAAGAGGGCAAGGACATTGCCCCCCAAGAGGCCTGGTCCCATATCTTCGGCTACAGTGTCGGCAACGACTACTCTGCCCGTGACCTGCAAACCGCCCACCGGCAATGGTTCCATGGGAAAAGCCTGGACGGTTTCTGCGCCCTGGGCCCGGTCATCGTCACCTGCGATGACCTCGCCCAGCCGCCTGCCCTAACCATCGAAAGCTTTGTCAACGGCGAACGGCGCCAAACCGGCCGCACCGACGCCCTGATCTTTGACATTCCCGCCATCCTTGCCGACTTTTCCAAAGGCACCACCCTCTACCCCGGCGATGTCATCCTCACCGGCACCCCTGCCGGCGTCGGCGCCGGCTTCAACCCGCCCCGCTTTCTCAAGCCCGGCGATGAGGTCATCTCCCGCATTGAAGGCATCGGCGAATTGCGCAACGTCATGGTCTGA
- the argB gene encoding acetylglutamate kinase produces the protein MPNTKSSPLIDPQTRAEILVQAIPYIQRFAGKTIVIKYGGGAMLNQALMQSVMSDLLLLQLMGMRLVLVHGGGPFINRALEAIGHTSQWENGLRVTDATTMQVAQEVLAGGVNKTLVRAVGAAGGRALGICGLDGRLLTACKHDGDVDLGYVGDIESVDCRLLNDGLDKGYLMVVASIAGGRDGQVYNVNADHAAAAIAAGCGAQKLILMTDVLGVLTDKDDPSSLISVLPQAQVPDLLADGTLKGGMIPKLTCCLDALSGGVQQAHILDGTLPHAILLELLSDDGIGTMVY, from the coding sequence ATGCCGAATACGAAGTCTAGCCCCCTAATTGATCCCCAAACCCGGGCGGAAATTCTCGTCCAGGCCATTCCCTACATTCAGCGCTTCGCCGGTAAAACCATCGTCATTAAATACGGAGGCGGCGCCATGCTCAACCAGGCCCTGATGCAATCGGTCATGAGCGACCTCTTGCTCCTCCAGCTCATGGGCATGCGGCTGGTCCTGGTCCATGGCGGCGGCCCCTTCATCAACCGCGCCTTAGAGGCCATCGGCCACACTTCCCAATGGGAAAACGGCCTCCGTGTCACCGATGCCACCACCATGCAGGTGGCCCAGGAAGTCCTCGCCGGCGGCGTCAATAAGACCCTCGTCCGCGCCGTCGGTGCCGCCGGCGGCCGGGCCCTGGGCATCTGTGGCCTGGACGGCCGCCTGCTCACCGCCTGTAAGCACGACGGCGACGTGGACCTGGGCTATGTGGGCGATATTGAATCCGTCGACTGCCGGCTCTTAAACGATGGCCTGGACAAGGGCTACCTCATGGTTGTCGCCTCCATTGCCGGCGGCCGTGACGGCCAAGTCTACAACGTCAACGCCGACCACGCAGCCGCCGCCATCGCCGCCGGTTGCGGCGCACAAAAGTTAATTCTCATGACCGACGTGCTCGGCGTCCTCACCGACAAAGATGACCCGTCCAGCTTAATCAGCGTCCTGCCCCAGGCGCAAGTGCCCGACCTCTTGGCCGACGGCACCTTGAAGGGTGGCATGATTCCCAAGCTGACCTGCTGCCTGGATGCCTTATCCGGTGGCGTTCAGCAAGCGCATATTTTAGACGGCACCCTGCCCCACGCTATTTTATTAGAACTTTTAAGCGATGACGGCATCGGCACCATGGTTTATTAG